TGGGCAAATCCGAGAAGATCTTGACTGGACGACCGAGCAACAAGAGAAAGAACTGTATAAGCTCGCTAAGGAGGACGTCAGACAAGAGGAGAAAAAAGGTAATTTGAGTGTTGATTGTAGGTGcttggtccctacacccgaaacagtAGTTTGTAAACAGCTGGTAGAGTTTTATAAAGAAGTGTTTAAATGAAGATTTATTTtgggaaaatagaaaagaagtagaagaaaagaagagttttcatttaaaaagaagaaGTGTGTGGTATTGAAAAAAGGAAGCACTTTTACGAGGGTTTAGGAAGTGAAGCAAGGCCCAATAGAAGAAAACCCAAAAACGAAGAAGGATGATTAAGAAGGTTAATTAATAAGGaatgaatgaagaaaaagaaaaagaaaaagaaaatggtttATATAAGGCttcattctctctctctacCTTGAACAGACGCAGAGGAAGGGAGTGAAGGGACACCTCACCCACCCAAACACCAAAACAAACACCATcgattcattcattcatttctaaaaGTTGAGTCTGTGTTAGATTGCATTGCATTACAATTACAATacatctatctatatatatatatatacccttcaaacctcaaaccccacTCCTCTCACTTCTAGAATCTACGCATAATTTCTTCACTCTTTCATCGGAATCTTCGCACATCCATCTGAATCCAACAATTTCCCAGAAATAGAAACCCTTTTCTAACATCGTCCCAGATGTCCTCCTCTCTCATGCCAAACCCAACCGATCGCACGCGTGACTCTCACCgcccaaagaagaagaaatccCCCGCCAAGCCCCAACCCCACGCCAGATGGAAAACCCACGCGCAGCAGAACCTCTATTCCTCCAAGCTCCGCCAGGCAATCGCGCGTGTCAACATCTCCGCCGACGCGCCCCGCCGTGGCAGGGCCGTCCGCGAGGCCGCCGACAGAGTCCTCGCCGTCGCCGCCCGCGGGAGGACGCGCTGGAGCCGCGCCATCCTCACCAACCGCCTCAAGCTCAAGTTCAGGAAGACACCGCACAGGCGACACAAGGTGGCGCTCGGCCCGCCCCGCCCCAAGAAGCCCCGCTTCAGCGTCCTCCGCCTCAAGGGAAAAACCCTTCCCGCCGTTCAGCGCAGAGTTAGAGTCCTCGGCCGGTTGGTTCCCGGTTGCAGAAAAGAGCCGCTCCCGATCATTCTCGAAGAGGCCATCGATTACATACCCGCGCTCGAGATGCAGGTTCGCGCCATGGCGGATCTCGCTCAATTACTCCTCGgctcctcctcttcctcttcctcttcctccgCCGCCGCCGCATCCACCTCCGCGCCGCCGAGTTGATCCACCTTCCGGCGCCTGTGCCACGTGTCATATATTTCTCTCTCTCGATTTTTGTTATCATTTGCCTCGTTTTCACCCTCAGTCGTCTCGGCTTATGTTAATTGTCCAGTACATACATATTATATCTTcctctattttcctttttttttttttttcaattttacctttttctccAATTCAATCTCAATACCTAATTAGCTTGCGACGTTCATGAGAAAATCACCTACCGGACAAGAATGATTTAGAGGTCTCGTGAATCTTGGTTGTTGCTCTGTTTTGATTcctaaaaaacataaaaacatttatttatatatatatatatatatatatatatatatatatatatatatatatcaatcatTTTTTGTCGAAATCAAGTGGTGGATTGATAAAAGAACAGGATGTTGATGTGATGATgaaggtgatgatgatgatgaagaagtAGGTGGTAGATTAGAGTTACGCAGCCTACAATCGGAACTATCCTACCGTTGAGGGTAATAACCAATTAATGGAAATGATGTCTGTTAAGGTAAGGAATTCACGGCGTGCAGTGTTAGTAGCAAGGTTTGAAAATTGTCTGACGAGACGGTCGAGTTTTCATTGCGAAATTAATTATTGTGAGAAAATTACGGCAAAGTATAAATGTGTGTTGAGAAATAACTTAAGAtaatatgtattaaaatttgaaaatatagtgATAGAGGTTTTGGTAGGTTGTGTTGTGCGTGATGGGCAGGTGCAGCAGCAGCGGTGGAACAAAAATGGGGTGCGACAGCTTTTTCTTAATGGGTGTGGTTTTGCGATACTGAAGTTGTGGAAAGAGTTTTATGTGACTAAGTAAGCAATGGCATGGTGCAGGATAAGTTAGCCGTTAGTTACCCCGTTGGAAAGGGAGTTTGTGTCATCGAAATTGCATAGCTAACTGCACTTGTCTAAAGTTTTTGCCGAAAGTGCCAAAAAACATGCTTATTCGACACATTACTATGGTCCCATGTGGCTTGTCCCCCACCTCGTACGACCCTGCTGACATTTTTacatcactctctctctctctctctttctccttctcttcCACAACCCCACTGATATTATTAACCTTTACCGGCCAAAACCTTCACTTCCTTCCCTCATCACAAATAATAAACTCATGAATTTAGTAGGCGTATCTGAGAAGCTGCAGAGGTTAATACTTCACATGGGGGCAAATGTCCTGGCCCACTAACGGGTCGACACGTGTCCACTCTGTTTTGAGTCTGAGACCAAAAAAGTGCCCCCTCTCACTTTCGGTGGCAGCGAGAGCACACGAGTGCCTGAGTTTGATCGCTATCAATAGTAGTGGCTCATCCTCCTCCTAGACCCCCATTTCAGGATCATCATTCATGAACAAAAATGGCTCACAAAAAAGCAGGGCATGGCTTCATTATTGAACCACAGGACCACCCACAACACAACCCAA
This portion of the Vigna unguiculata cultivar IT97K-499-35 chromosome 6, ASM411807v1, whole genome shotgun sequence genome encodes:
- the LOC114187104 gene encoding transcription factor bHLH148-like, with amino-acid sequence MSSSLMPNPTDRTRDSHRPKKKKSPAKPQPHARWKTHAQQNLYSSKLRQAIARVNISADAPRRGRAVREAADRVLAVAARGRTRWSRAILTNRLKLKFRKTPHRRHKVALGPPRPKKPRFSVLRLKGKTLPAVQRRVRVLGRLVPGCRKEPLPIILEEAIDYIPALEMQVRAMADLAQLLLGSSSSSSSSSAAAASTSAPPS